In Mesoplodon densirostris isolate mMesDen1 chromosome Y unlocalized genomic scaffold, mMesDen1 primary haplotype SUPER_Y_unloc_2, whole genome shotgun sequence, a single window of DNA contains:
- the LOC132483030 gene encoding uncharacterized protein LOC132483030, producing the protein MYTFRAASPWETGLRGDATHGERADVLEPRPTAPPADLWPVALCLLAATPVLRTLRGRSRRAVGARGAGRRAGAPRRVWASCPHPASPRPRSGHDDSVKLRRDSAADIFPRSEDLCALQDSVPLPSVRAPLQEGLLDLRPTASAECTGRHSSAPAAPDLYLELLPATTCRDRIWGSHLLLSLLQGQFNSSPGEEKSDYSLHPLQVVTEEEFTEVVFLQ; encoded by the exons ATGTACACGTTCAGG GCCGCGTCACCATGGGAGACAGGGCTGCGGGGGGACGCGACGCACGGCGAGCGTGCTGACGTCCTCGAGCCCCGCCCCACGGCACCGCCCGCCGAC CTCTGGCCCGTGGCCCTATGTCTTCTGGCTGCGACGCCGGTCCTCCGCACGCTGCGGGGCCGCAGCCGACGGGCGGTGGGCGCCCGAGGGGCCGGGAGGCGAGCCGGGGCCCCCAGGCGGGTGTGGGCATCGTGTCCGCATCCAGCGTCCCCGAGGCCGCGCTCGGGCCATGATGACTCAGTGAAGCTGCGCCGGGACAGCGCGGCCGACATCTTTCCGCGCTCTGAGGACCTGTGCGCGCTGCAGGACTCGGTGCCTCTGCCCTCCGTGCGCGCTCCCCTACAGGAGGGCCTGCTGGACTTAAGGCCGACCGCCTCCGCGGAGTGCACTGGGCGCCACTCCTCAGCGCCCGCTGCCCCTGATCTGTATCTAGAGCTTCTTCCAGCCACGACTTGTCGAGACAG GATCTGGGGTTCACACCTTCTGTTATCTCTTCTGCAAGGACAGTTCAACTCATCCCCTGGTGAAGAGAAGTCAGATTATTCTTTGCATCCCCTTCAG GTTGTGACAGAAGAAGAGTTTACAGAAGTCGTGTTCCTgcaataa